The genomic interval acaatttaccttttgttttaatatttttgtaaggattttgGACTTAAGTTCTTTTGAGTTTAgactattttgaaaattaatattgagaatcattatatatttttaatcatataaatagtttaattacacatataaaaataaataattatttaataattcgaatTCGCCTAGccgtctaggcgctaggaggtagCTTTCCGCCTGCATATCGCTTAGTGTTTCTTCAAACCTTGCGTATTGGGGATGGCTTGGGGGTGTTTGTGTGAGCCCTgaattttttgtcattttccaaTATTTAGAACACGCTAACCTACATTTGTTTTCATGAAATCTAATttgtattttaatatttttgttatGCTACACGTCGACACAAGCGCGAGAGTATTCGTAGAATATTTTTCCAACGTTCGGTATATTTTCTACGAATTTCTAAAGTTTTAATTTCGTTTTGGATTTGGGTCTGAGATAAGCCCAAGCCCAAGCTATTTCAGCCCGAGCCCAGGCCCACTTTTCTTCTTTCcctctttcttttatttcttttcttcttcttttctggcTCTACTTCGGGGGCGTTCTCCCTTCTCTCTTGGAAACACAGAGAGCGCGACAGCTCCTCCGCCGCGCCGCCGTCAGGCAATGCCACCACCgtcgttctctctctctctctctctctctctctctctctctctctctctcatcttcaAAATCTTGTTCTGGCATGTCAAATTCAAGCAACACTCTGAGGAGATCAAGTTGGGAGCAGTCGACGCCGACGTAGATTAGCTtttaatctctctctctctctcttcttgttGGTAAGTTTAGCTTTTAATCTTCCAACCCAACTCAATTTCTTCCTCGATCTCCCGAATTAGAACCTAATCGaagatttttctctttttctattGCCTTCGTCGCATCTCCTCCATCGACCTCGTTCTCCGGTGAGTTCTCCTTGCATCCAGATGAGTTTGAGAAAGAATCGAAACTTCTGGGCAATAGTAGACCAACGAGGGGTCTGGGACCACCCGCAACAGCTCGAAATCGCAACAGTTCCGACCGGATTCATTCCGGTGTTTCGTAGAGGTTTCAAACGAGCTCTAATTTCCTTCATTTTGGTATTGTTATGATCGTAATGTTGTTTTGATTCGTTTAGTATGGTTGCATGTTGAATTTGGTTGAGTATAGGCTTAGATCTTCGCCAGAAACGTTGATGGTTTTTACTGTTACcaatttacatttttactgttttaccgtGGAGTAAAATTATTAGGATACCCCTGTTGACTTTCAGTATTTACAGTCATACCTCTGACATATTTACTTTGCTGAAATTTCTATTTTACTGTTTACATTTATCTTTTCAGAATTACTATTTTGTTATTTCGGTAAATCTTTAGTTAACCTTTTACCTTTAGGTTTCTCGACTTAAATTGGATTAAGGAAAATTAGTAATTTTTCGCTAAACGTAAGTTTTGCTTTACGGTTAAACGTTAAACTCGATTTCCTCCCGAATCGAAGATTGAAGAACTCTTAAACGTGAGATTTAATGCCggaataataaattaattatttccaTCTTTATTGGTAATTCGCATCTTAAATCTAGAATACGAATAtctataaaataaattcacactCACCTTTGAAAAAATCAACCAATTATCCTGAGACCTCGACTCGAATGGTCAAATTAGTCAATCGTCGATAATTTGTTAAAGAAACTATAAGCATAGTAAACCTTACTCCCATTTTCCGTTATTCGTTGAGCTATGAGACAAACTCGAGGGACGTGATTCTACGTATAGCACGAGGAGCGAGATCTAAAGCACGGACTTCGGCACTGCTATCCCAGGTAAGGGGTGAGCTGCCCACTAGGGTAAACCGTTACTTTTCCGAGTTAGTGATATTTTTAATTGTGTAATGCACaactttatttaatttatttcctcATTATCATATTTATCGTTATTCCTGCGGTTATTTAGTCGACGTCTCAAGCACTTTACTCGAGTTAGATAGTAAATTTATCGAGATATTTTATAAATGGTGAATCTAGTCTACATCTCGAGCCCCTGCTCGAGACTAGATAATATagttattaatttaatatctATTTATGAGTGGTACAGTGACTCATAATTAACTAGTAAATAGTACTCGGTTCACTCAGTTGGGTGAACTATGGCACCTGTCAGTAGGGATTAGAAACTATATTTATCCACATACGATAtttatctatataatatatcgGTGATTCCGTTGTCCTGATGTCCGACACCAATTATACATTATCTATGGTGATACCGTTGTCCTGATGTCCGGCACTATACTGTATTATCGGTGAATTCATTGTCTTGATATCCGGCATCGTGTCTTATCTAGTAGTGGTGATCCTGTTGTTTTGATGTCCGGCACCATACTGTATTATCGGTGAATTTGTTGTCCTAATATTCGACACCATGTCTTATATAGTAGTGGTGATCTCGTTGTCCTGATGTCTAGCACCATACTGTATTATCGGTGATTCTGTTGTTTTGATATCCGACACCGTGTTTTGTTTAGTATTGGTGATCCTGTTGTCCTGATGTCCGACACCATACTGTATTATTGGTGATACTGTCGTCCTGATATCCGGTATCCACTATGTGTATGTACGGTGATTTCGTTGTCCTGATATCCGGCACTATATATTTTATCTTGAATGGTACCGTTGTCCTAATTTCCAGTTCCGTGACTCGTGAATAGGTAGTACTAGACGCATAGTTTACCCGAAGGTGAGCCGAGGCCCCAATTACCAACGATGTCGATAATCCTATGGTTTTCTTTATTACATCATCCGACCGTGGAGTTAGCTCCATTTTGCGCATATGGATATCTTCCTACCTATCAATAACCAAACGTCATTTTGGTTATTCATTCACTCCATTTTCTCACTTCCTACTTGAGCGCTCATTTATATGTTCCTAAATTTAAGCATTGCACCCTTATCTTATTTTCCTTCGTTTCAAACCCTACCTCGGTAGGGACTGTGATCTTACTTCACAATGTTTCAGCTTTCCGATCTCCGAGTTGATTCAGTTGATGCATTTGATGTACTCTAGTATATCTCGTCTTCCGACCTGGTCATTTACCTTCTTATCAGACTGAGTGGGCCGGTGAGACTTAGACATGTTCTTTGTTTGATGTTTGAGTCTTACATTGCTACCTTCTGCATTTgttatttgtatatatttcatttgctCCTCATGCCTtattgtcattttgtttttatttttatcattagCCTTGTACTTTCGAGTTAATAGGTAGTCGACACGTCGGTCTTAACGTATTGATTGCTTATTAATTCGGGGCTACGACGAATACTGTTGCATTCTAGTCCCTGAAATGGTCACATGATGTGACAGTTTGTAAGGTATGATCTTATAGCTTTGCAAAAGAAGGGGAAAACTCAGTGTATTCGGGTTGTTTTCGACGTTCGGCGTCGGATCCACACGAACTCGATTTTCTATTTCTCACTGGAACTTTATGTGCCTCTTGCGTTCATACTGGAAAACTGCCATGGTCTTTGCAAggattgtggtttttttttttggcatagGGGTGACGATTGTGATAGAgctctattggatttggttttggGTCCGACGTGGAATGTCATGTTACCACTGAATTGGAGGATTTGGGGTTGATTGTGGTGCCATTGCTGACGGAAAACTTTGGATCATATATGGTTGGAGCTAGAGCAGTGGTTCATACCCCATGCTCGGTGGAAAACAGGCGGGAAACCCCAGTTGACTGGAGTTAGTACTAGTTTAGATGGGTCGAGCATTAGGATGGCTTAGTTGATTGCTAGTCTCTTTTGATCGAGTCTGGAGGGAATGGGCCGGAAGGGCTGGGCCCTTCTGATGGGCTGATTTCTTTATCTGGGTTTCGAGAGGATTCTTTGGGCATGGATGACCTAATAATCACTctaaagaggaagaagagaggaTGATTGGTCATCGTTCCAAATTACGTGGAGCTGATGAAGCCTCCATTGACCTAGAAGAAGAAGGGCAGATCCTATGGCTCTAAGAAAAAACCCAAAGAGAAGAAGGTGGAAGTGGAAATCGGAGGTAGTTCAAGTCTCCATGTTGAATGTCCTGCTCCATACCCTAATGTGAAGGGAAAAAAATATGGTTTAGTTTAGTATTTTTCCTATTACTATGCTTATAGTTGTCATAGAATAGGCAAGCTTGTTTCAATTTGAGCTTACTACTAAAAAAACAGTTCTATGACGCATGCTAATTTTGAGTTTAGGCTCATAATCTCTTGTCTGATACGCTGACATAGCGGAGGGATATGTAATGGCTATTCAGTTCACATCAATTTATAAAACCTATACTTAATTACTTTATATCTATATAGGGTTAatcgtaaaaaaaaattgtgtcaCATTCTTCAGTCAGTTTCTAATGGATCACAACTTCACATACTGTAAAAAGTAGTACAGCTCCCTAAAATCATCATAGATCATAAGGAATGTTGCGATACATAACAATACACAATCCTTCTAGACGTGGCTAGATTGCATACGAACAACTCTAATTAAGACGTGTCCCTTCCAATCGAGCATAACAGAAGAGAAACGGTCGTCTATGAAAGCAATCGAAAATTTGAAATCGAAAAAGAAGCCTCCATTACCAACATGAACTACAACTTATAATCTAGAGTTTCATCTAGAATAGCTGCCAAATTAGAACACCATGTAGATTTTTTATCATGGTTTTCTTTATGACTGATGACATTTTTCTATCATTCACCACACCTAAGCATGGCACAATCAGAATCAAAAGCGCCCAAGCCCTGATTCCTCGAAAAGCATGATGAAATGCTACATATTTCACACACATttatgtagaaaatcaaaaccgATGGAAAAAAAAGAGACTAGAAGTCTGGAACACTGAAAATCATCAGAGAATCATCTTTGTCTAATGAGAATGATAAAGattaaaaattatatcaaAAATTATTTGATCGCAAATCAAATACATGCAACTATTTGAACCCTTCAGACTTGACATTGATTCTCAGGGCTTGAAGCTTTGAAGGCACGCTAATTTTACTGCAACTTTCACCAAAATTTGAATGCTATGATCAGCGGGCCCTACCGCTTGGCACAATTGGAAATCTTCATGTGCCAATTCTAGTCCAACTCCCATtaggataaaaaaaaatcttaaatCCGAGTGGGAAAAAGAAACATCCCAAATACGAAACAGAAAAGGACTTCCTCCATTTGTAAATCCAACTTTCCATTTCTCGTGTAAATCTTCATTACTAGTTTTaaataaaacttatatatatttttgtaattttattcTCTAAGGGTTTGTTAACTCTATTATTAATTGTTTTTCACATTTTTGAAtaggtagaaaaaaatatttcgAGAAAATATATGCACCTTGTTAATATTATAGATGATGACATTAGAGAGAATCCATATGATGATACTAATCCCCTTTATTCGCATGTTGTGGTCAGTGACAGATTCACTTGGAAGGCTTTATGGGCTCCAAGCCCAGACGAAAATTTAAAGTAGTTGAAACTTTTATGTGCTCTTAAATATGAATGATGAGTTAGTTGAGTTAGCCTAGTTACAAAAGTTTGCCTTTATAGTCCATTACGACCCCAGAGTCATTCATATCTGATATGCTTCAtccttttttctctttcctctttccacattttcatctttgttttttctattttcccttaagaaattcatttttttgtattttctgtCACTCTATTTCTTACTTTCCttccatttttcattttcctaATTTTATCTACCTCTTAAGCACATTGGGTTAAATGAGagcactatatatatagtgcgTGCTCTTTGAGTTTAAATTTATCATTATTACatcagaaataaaaagaaaaatcttggaaacaacattgaaaataaaatcttaTTAGTGACTCATAATTAGCCTAGATGGAATTTTCATTCTAAATCCACCAATGGTTGTAGTGGTGTTCATGGTAATAATGATGATCATAGTTTAGATGAGGATTTTATAGTCGATCAGGATGATGATTTGAAGCATGAAGTATATTCTAACATTTGTTCTTGATATTTGGTTGTTGAACTCTAGACTTTTGATACTTTACTTATTATATGTATGAATgacaatttatatatatgttgtttagATATTCTTCATGTGGTATGTATATGACTAGTGTATAAGACTAGTAATTACATTAAGTAGCcttgtttattattttttatgttgTAAGGATTGCACCTTTTATGCCTCATGTCTTGTTTTAAAGTTCTCAGAAAAAATGTCTTGACATACGTCTTAGCGTTTTAAAACAATGATTCACTTCAAGATTACCAAGTGAAAGGAAGATGAACTCATCAAACCCTCCGATGAAACAAAAGTGGGTGATGTTGGTGTTAAATCCAAGTGCTTCGATGAGAAAGAAATAGAGGAGAAGCTTGAAGCTACTAAGTGGAAGTTTCACGAGAAATATGAGCAGCTCTAGATGTTTAAGAGGCAGAATAGCAGACGAGTCTTGAGTTATGTTCCAAGTCAAGATTTCAAGAACACCAAGCCACGGAAACCAGCAAATAAGCCTTGTTTGCAGCGAAGGCGAGTGACAAAAAAAACATGTGGTTAATAGCTTTGAGATATTTTTAGTAAACTGAAATATTTGATAAACTTCAAAGAGCGAGGGTTACAACTTAGAGGCCGCAACACTCATCTCTAAACTATTTATACACGAGAAAGGCCGGCTGAGAAGTAAACATCTGTCTCACAGTTGTAGGGCATTAGAAGCTCTAGAAAGATCATGaaatgacttggagaaaagtaaaagaaagttaaatttacatttacattccTAATAGTGGTTTCCAGAGTATGCAGCTTGATAGGCTTGTTGCTTGTTAGTGCTACGTACCTAAGTTGTACTAAGCTGTATATTTTGAATGTGAAAgtttttttatgttattgATGTATTAAATTACAGATTGAGATTATTTAAAACAATTCTTGTTTCACTTCAGCTTAAGAGATTTCGGTAAAGATCAAAGCATAAAGAAAAGAATACTCAATTACACGATAGCACTTAATATGTTATTCATATATTGATTCTTATTGTTAGTATAGCATTGCCATCCGCAATAATAGATGAGGTTTTGAGTTCAAGCTTCCCTCATAATGATCATACAAATGAAAACAAAGTTTCAAGCAGGAATTAGATGTCAGATTTTCGGTTATCCCTAAATCAAAGAGACTAACAACATTCcttctccaaaaaaaaaaaacaaacaaaagagacCAACAACATTTCAACAATGTCACTTCactttttaaatttcttttacCTTTTTGATGGTAAACGGAAAACCAATGAAGTTCCATGATCGGGCTTGTGTATCAAATGTTGTCACTTGATCCATTCCTGCACACAGACGAAAGATTCATATGTGCGTTTTCTCGCCTTGAACAGATCAAAAGTTTAATGTTGATGGGGCTTATTCCCTCAAAGGGAGGTGTGGGTGGTGCGTTATCAGACTAAAAACGGCTGTTCACGGCTGCATCTGCACATATTGTGCTACATATTGGATCATCCAAGCAAGTAGAGTTACTTGCTATCAGAGAAGGGATTGGATTTAGCTAAACAATGCAACTGCAATTAGTCACCTTAGAGAGTGACTGTCTTTTCAAGCAGCACAACAGATTCTTAGAGCAAATCATGATCTTGATGAGCATGGTGCTCTATTAGATGATATTGCAGTATTATTGGCTAGTATTCAAGGTGTGCAATTTAACATGCGTCAAGAACTAGTTATACAGTAGCACATAGGCtagcaattttggtttttgtaGAAAACTAGCAATGGGTTTTGGCTTAATTAACCCCCTCAATGTTATCTTGATGTACTACGGAATGATCTCAAATTCTCATCATGCTTCTTAGTTATCAATGAAAACTCGGTACCTTTTAATGAAAATTCATGTTAGGTATTCGATGAATGATTGTTGAAAACTGGAGGTTGTATTGTAATCTTATCCATTTTGAAATAATGCAAAGCCTTTTTTCTTTGGAGAAGGGGAGTCATGCAAAGGCTACGATCAAGAAATTgcataaatttaataaaaaatggtATGGGAGAGTCTGGGGTGATCAGTACTCAAACGCCTTGACCATAATCTGGCAATCTCGAACATTGATGACAACTAACCAACTTTTCTTGTACAGTGTTGATTCCGACACAATAAGAAACTAATTAATTTACTATTATGAATCAAATATGtacaaacaatttcaatcaaAAGCCAGACAGATTAATTAGAACCCACTACAAGCAATGGTTGGCTGTTGATGACATTATGAATAAAGAAATTagtaaaaataaagaaaaagacTGATCCATCAATAATCAATATCATCCACAAACATGATGTTTGAGCATCTGGTCATACATTACTATCTAGTACCTCCTGCAGAAGATTCAGACCTTCTGCTGATATACTCTTGAACTTAAACTTTGGGATCTCAAGCTGAGGTGGCGGTTCTGGGGAGAAGCATACTACTACTACTGTCAAGTTATCACATGTATCGCGCTTGAGAGCTTCCCTAACTAGCTCTCTGGAACATCTTTCAGGATCATTGTGAAGCATCAATTCTTTCCTTGCAATTGTGACTGCACACTGGCTGCTCATCACATCCCACAGACCATCACAGCCTAAGATCAAGAACTCATCTTCCTCGCTCAGAATTGTCTCCTGAAGCTCCGGTTCTGCACTCAAGGGACAAGAGGAACCTTTAGACCCTTTCATGTGCCAATCTCCAAGTGCTCGTGCGACTGACAGTTGGCCATTGAGGTAGCCATCGTACACTACGCCTCCCAAATTTTCAATTCTTACTCTTTCTGAGGCACAATTTGGTTTATGATCTTTGGATAGTTCCACAGCCCTGCCTCTTCTTCCCAGAACAGCACGACAATCTCCAGCATTGGCAACCAGCATCGTCCTAAACAACACACTATGTGTAAATCATGATTGTCTCATCCATAAAGAGAGAGATAATAGATAGAGGGAACTTTCTGGTTCATAACCTACGGGAATTCTTCAGCACATTTTTTGTTAACAGAAAATCTATCTAGTTTACCTGGGTCAAGAAGACCACAAAGCTATGTTATAGCTGTATCCATTGCACAATGGAAGGGTTTACAACACGTGACCCATTGCCTCACACCCCAAATTTCTATTACCATGTCACAAGCCTCTATATGGATGCCAGGAAATTTAAAGGCATGAAACATTCCTGGATGACATGGCAGCAGTAAGAAGATTGGGAAGAGTGGGAAGACAGCAAAGATGAAAGTTGACCCGTGGAGTTGGAATAGACTTAGCTTATAATGTAGAATGatctaaacataaatcaaattTTCACTGAAACCATTCTCTACCTTGTAACTCCATCGGCGCCAGTTTATTATTGGTGCCACTTAATCACTAATTGTTCCCAAGGGCAATTAAAGAAGACGACTGACATGCAACTGGGGAGTGAGGTAGAGCACCACACACGAGAAAACTAATGACTTCAAGGTCAGAATAAGAGCTTACTGTAAGCTATTTGACAAGACCGCATAAGAAAGAACGCAAAAATGACAATGATTCTCACCTTCCAGATATAAGGGCAGTAAGTGCAGTGGTACCCGAGGAAATATCAAGAGTACCAGTATCAGCAAAAGCATGGTCAGCCTTCAGAAAAGCACTTTTAATAGCTTGCTTAGAACAAAAAGGGAAATGTGAATCCTCCACTATAAACCTCAAAATGTTCTCTCTGATAAAAGAAGCTGCATCTGTACCACCATGGCCATCAAAAACCtgcaatagaaaaaaaaaatgttaacaAACAATGGTGTGTTCTAATTGTGCACCCAAATAATAATTGTACCACCAATTTCATTAATCAACAATGAAACTAGCAACATATATCAACCACAATGAACTAAACTGTTATGAAATCAGTTACACACCCCATAGAAAGCTCCAGAAGAAGGAAAGTCTGTAGTAGATCCTAGATGTTCAAGAATATTGTCTATACAGATATGCTCGTCCTCCATAAATTGTTTTGGTCCAATCTCTGAACAGCTTCCAGACCGAAAAACGGGTACAAATGGTGGGTTACTATctgatgaggattttgagctAAAAACTCCACTATCATACTCCTGATTGGAAATACAGAGTTTCAATTTCCATccaaattatatacatatgaatCACGAAGAAAACTAAATGATACAATGAAACATTCCGAGTATAGGCAATCTCACCAATTCAGTAGCAGGAGCCAACGGGGTAGAGCTGACACAGTACCTAATAGCTGAAAGATGCCTAGGAGGTTTTCCGATGCTTGATTGCTTCATGTTATCAAAAGTATTTGATTTCTCGTCCCTTGTAACAGTTACGTTCTTTCTGTAACTGCCATCTAACGTGGAAAGTGAAGATGGGGTATCTGTCCCTGCAGCCATTTTCTTTCCAAAACATAATCCACTCCTTGATCGAAAATTCGATCCAAAATATTCCCTCTCCAGCTCTCCTCTCTTTTTATAACAAACTTCACGAGCTTCAATTAACCAGATCACAAACCCACCCCGATCGACACCAAACAATAGCTTCCACACTAAATCCTCCTGTTCTCTTGTTTTCTTCAAAGACTTTGTTGGGTACCTGAGCAGAGAAAAAACAAGAGGAGTTCTCAACTGACTTCTCCACTACTTTATTGTGCTTATAAAACAAAGATCAAGCATCCCAGTCAATTTATGGAAACAAAATCTACAACACTTTCTCAGAATTCTTTTAACCTGAAAACACAAACTACCTAAAAAGCACACCAGATCATTACGACAAAACTCACACACAAATTCAGCAAGCCAAAGTCCACCCCAACTCAAAACACAAAGCTTTCCATTTCCAAATCCAAAACCAACACACGCCCAGATTCAGAATCCAATAAACTCAATCCAAATATAGAAACCAACCACAAACTCAAGCAAACAAGtccaaccaaaccaaacccaaAACACAAATCACTAGAACTTAAAACTCCACACACCATCTCAGCCAAACTCTTCACCAACAAACACAAGATTCAACCTTTGCAGACAAATCAacaccaaaaaaataataaaaagttggtaaaaaaaaagatgatgatgatgctgaaATATACTTGCCGTACAGTTGTGGTAAGATGAGAGCAAAAATCTTCAAAGATCCTGAAACAGAATTTGGAACAGGGAGAGTTGCCCAAGTCTCTTCAAAGCTTTCAAACTCAACCAATGTTTCTCAaagttttctcctttttacttttttaaaatttaattttctggttttcaGGGTTGATGTTGATTCGTTGAATAAAGAGGGTTgaggggagagagaaaatAGAGGGGACCTGGCACACCGGCTGGTGCAGGTGGATCCGGTGGGAGTTGTGAGTACGGGTTGAGGAGCTGACCGACACGTGCCGGGGGAGGGGAGATAGTGTTAACCGGATAATGTGGGAGGTGGTAAAGTTCAGCAATTGCGGCTGGGGTTGGTTTACCACCGTTGGATTTTTTCAGTCTGAGGGGTTAACGGTGATATATGGGGGCTGACGGTTATCACCAAACGTGGAAATCGGTAGTTGACGGTCGTTGACTGCAAAAGAGGTCTTCTTCTATTCTATCTGACCACCAAAATTGGAGGCGGCTTGCAAAGAAAACAAGGGCATCATCCACACTCACAAGCCACCTCAATTATTTCAACTCTAAACTACATTTCGACGTTACTTGTTCGAGTCGTTATAGACTTATCTCTGCTATTATTAAGGGAACATCTAAAAATTTCACTAAATTATAAATTGTCAAATATActcatttataattttatccccacacatatatagaaaatacatatatgtaaaaatacaaatatttcAATAATGTGTTTTACTAAAACTGACATTCGTACATGTTGATTAGATGTTATGATGAACGTTTTAGATTCAAATTATTTATACATTTTCCTGCTAGTATCGCTCAGAGTGAAATTTTATCATGTATATCATCTGTTGTTTCAATCGGAGGATTTTACTTTGTTAAAAACATGTTTGGTATGGTTAAATTTTATAATGTAAGGGGTTGTTTAATGTTTACCATTGCTATGAACTTTAATTATAGCAATCATGATGAGTATGTGGTACTTGGACATAAATTATTGGTTGCATTTATGATTACCCGATTGTTCTACGATCTAAACTATACTTGAATTTATAGTGCTAAAAAGCTTCGCACTTGCATTTAGTTAGGTGACGGTCGAGACGGGACGAGCTAAGTAAATATAGATGAGATCCCCAGTTATATTCTTATTTAGGATTTGAGCTATCTTGTATCATTTTAAAAGATAGTCATGGAATACAAAAGGATGCCTTTCCATACGAGAGGGACTGCCATaacatgtttttgttttctgataGTGAGGTATAGCCCAAAACAGTACCTCTGAAGCTGACCAAACCGGTCCCTCTTGACATTTTCACTGATAGTGATCAATTTTGTGCATGACAGAGTTCAGCCTGCAACATTAACTATCATCTTCTTTTTCAGTAGGTAAAACATGGGTCTaaatttcatcattttcaTGCTTATCTCTATCTgtcataaaacatggcatgaatAATTTCATCAGCTACAAATGCTGAATTACTTGGATTTCTGAAGGCATAAGATTGCTGCCCTTCTTTTCTGAAGCATTTCAGATGCTCAAAGTTATGCTACTTTCTCAGAATATTACATACCAAACAAGGGCGTAGCTACATAGTGCCCATAAGGGTCACTTGTCCCTGCT from Argentina anserina chromosome 2, drPotAnse1.1, whole genome shotgun sequence carries:
- the LOC126782170 gene encoding probable protein phosphatase 2C 27; amino-acid sequence: MAAGTDTPSSLSTLDGSYRKNVTVTRDEKSNTFDNMKQSSIGKPPRHLSAIRYCVSSTPLAPATELEYDSGVFSSKSSSDSNPPFVPVFRSGSCSEIGPKQFMEDEHICIDNILEHLGSTTDFPSSGAFYGVFDGHGGTDAASFIRENILRFIVEDSHFPFCSKQAIKSAFLKADHAFADTGTLDISSGTTALTALISGRTMLVANAGDCRAVLGRRGRAVELSKDHKPNCASERVRIENLGGVVYDGYLNGQLSVARALGDWHMKGSKGSSCPLSAEPELQETILSEEDEFLILGCDGLWDVMSSQCAVTIARKELMLHNDPERCSRELVREALKRDTCDNLTVVVVCFSPEPPPQLEIPKFKFKSISAEGLNLLQEVLDSNV